Proteins encoded in a region of the Candidatus Saccharimonadia bacterium genome:
- a CDS encoding oligosaccharide flippase family protein has product MSVLGFGFWWLCARLFTPDQIGYGTALISGMTLISYFSLLGVNSAFIRFLPKSIERNEELNTGLLLVAGTAVVISAAYVGLLPWLAPRLDFVRTNAWFALGFVVLAAMAAINLLTDSVFIAYRASQYNLLINSIMSLAKLMLPVAVIGLGAYGIFFASGVAAVLALGLSVYYMVRRFSYRPEWRIHRAVVGRVFSFASANYVANCLNIAPTMALPLVVVNRLGAAEAGYFYLAFMVANLLYTTAYSVAQSLFAEGSHSEEELAVLVRRAVTILALIMVPASALLALCSPWLLLVFGKTYSLEASTTLAVLALAAPALAVYTVAVVLLRVRKQIYSIIAMNVVFATVIIGLALAWTGRGLVWAAWAWLVGHIVAGGCGMAMAAWGPRLRRGNRKR; this is encoded by the coding sequence ATGTCGGTGTTGGGCTTTGGTTTTTGGTGGTTGTGTGCGCGGCTGTTTACTCCCGACCAGATCGGCTACGGGACGGCCTTGATATCGGGCATGACGCTCATTTCGTATTTTAGTTTGTTGGGCGTGAACAGCGCCTTTATACGGTTTTTGCCCAAGAGCATTGAGCGCAACGAGGAGCTTAATACGGGTTTGTTGCTGGTGGCGGGGACGGCGGTGGTAATTTCGGCGGCGTACGTGGGGCTGTTGCCGTGGCTCGCGCCTCGGCTTGATTTTGTGCGTACGAATGCCTGGTTTGCGCTGGGTTTTGTGGTGCTGGCGGCGATGGCAGCCATAAATTTGCTGACCGACAGCGTGTTTATAGCGTATCGGGCAAGTCAGTATAATTTGCTGATCAACAGCATTATGAGCTTGGCCAAGTTGATGCTGCCGGTGGCGGTGATTGGGCTGGGCGCCTACGGAATTTTCTTCGCTTCGGGGGTGGCGGCGGTTTTGGCGCTGGGGCTGAGTGTGTACTATATGGTGAGGCGGTTTTCGTATCGGCCGGAGTGGCGGATTCATCGGGCGGTGGTGGGGCGGGTTTTTAGCTTTGCATCGGCGAATTATGTGGCAAATTGCCTGAATATTGCGCCGACGATGGCCCTGCCGCTGGTAGTGGTAAACCGGCTGGGGGCGGCCGAGGCGGGGTACTTTTACCTGGCGTTTATGGTGGCGAACTTGCTATACACTACGGCCTATTCGGTGGCGCAGTCGTTGTTTGCGGAGGGTTCGCATTCGGAGGAAGAGCTGGCGGTGTTGGTGCGCCGGGCCGTGACGATATTGGCGCTGATTATGGTGCCGGCATCGGCCTTACTGGCGCTGTGTTCGCCGTGGTTGCTCTTGGTGTTTGGTAAAACTTACAGTTTGGAAGCGAGCACCACGCTGGCGGTTTTGGCGCTGGCAGCGCCAGCGTTGGCTGTTTATACCGTGGCGGTGGTGTTGTTGCGGGTGCGCAAGCAGATTTATAGCATTATTGCGATGAACGTGGTGTTTGCGACGGTCATTATTGGGTTGGCGTTGGCCTGGACGGGGCGTGGGCTGGTGTGGGCGGCCTGGGCTTGGCTGGTGGGGCATATCGTGGCGGGTGGGTGCGGCATGGCCATGGCGGCTTGGGGGCCACGGCTGAGGCGGGGTAATCGCAAGCGGTAA
- a CDS encoding glycosyltransferase family 4 protein, whose protein sequence is MVISQGYVGGGAENSLMLTRSELLARGHQVKILSADDPKHDLFSDYTFRTIPLHSPLKALHHLFYVRSYRALKAAIRDFQPDVIHFHTLGSCSPSILFAAGRVPAVMTIHGPEEFTLSLLPWFLGASDFKNQDFDTAHLTFTGFLKYQYFRFVQRPIYRLGLKRLRHVMAPSRYMRRTTHTDFPGVPMTVVPNGIKLPSAHALPPSPTLLFVGRIEPLKGINYLLQAFAQATPVLPLLKLRIVGTGPQLPALRQAAIDLGIAHQTEFCGWIQPSHIRNEYLRSSALVIPSICPEAFGLVAVEAMATGRPVIATDLGSLPELVTHAHTGLVVPPADANRLAAAIVQLFQTPGLLPKLAAEAAQSAQRFSITRHIDQLETIYRDATEPSATPL, encoded by the coding sequence ATGGTCATCAGTCAAGGCTACGTCGGAGGCGGAGCTGAAAATAGCTTAATGCTCACACGCTCTGAGCTTCTGGCGCGAGGGCATCAAGTCAAAATTCTGTCCGCCGATGACCCCAAGCATGATTTATTTTCCGACTACACGTTTCGCACCATCCCTCTCCACTCGCCGCTCAAAGCCCTCCATCACCTCTTCTACGTGCGGTCATACCGAGCACTCAAGGCCGCTATCCGTGACTTCCAGCCCGATGTCATTCACTTCCACACCCTCGGTTCATGCAGCCCCTCGATACTCTTTGCCGCCGGCCGCGTCCCCGCCGTCATGACCATCCACGGACCCGAGGAGTTCACCCTGAGCTTGCTCCCATGGTTCCTCGGCGCCAGCGATTTCAAAAATCAGGATTTTGACACCGCTCATCTCACCTTCACCGGATTCCTCAAATACCAGTACTTTAGGTTTGTACAACGACCCATCTACCGGCTCGGGCTCAAGCGCTTGCGCCACGTTATGGCTCCGAGCCGCTATATGCGTCGCACCACCCACACCGACTTCCCTGGCGTACCGATGACCGTCGTACCAAATGGTATCAAGCTACCATCCGCCCACGCCCTGCCCCCCAGCCCAACCCTCCTGTTCGTAGGCCGCATCGAACCGCTCAAAGGAATCAACTACCTACTCCAAGCGTTTGCGCAGGCAACACCCGTCCTTCCCCTGCTCAAACTCCGTATCGTCGGCACCGGCCCCCAACTGCCAGCCCTCCGGCAAGCGGCCATCGATTTGGGCATCGCCCACCAAACCGAATTTTGCGGCTGGATCCAGCCCAGTCACATTCGCAATGAGTACCTCAGGTCCTCGGCGCTCGTCATACCCTCAATTTGCCCCGAGGCCTTCGGGCTGGTGGCAGTCGAGGCTATGGCTACCGGCCGACCCGTCATCGCCACCGACCTAGGCTCACTCCCAGAACTTGTCACGCACGCTCACACCGGACTCGTCGTGCCCCCAGCCGACGCGAACCGCCTGGCAGCGGCCATCGTACAGCTCTTTCAAACCCCAGGCCTCCTACCCAAACTAGCCGCCGAAGCCGCCCAGTCTGCTCAGCGGTTTTCAATTACTCGCCACATCGACCAGCTCGAAACCATCTATCGCGATGCCACCGAACCATCCGCAACGCCGCTTTGA
- a CDS encoding exonuclease domain-containing protein, which translates to MSSILHQPLAFVDIETTGGSHFNSRVLEVAVMRVEGGRVVATYQTLLHPDAAVPSFITGLTGITDADVAESPRFGQIADELAEILDGAVFVAHNVRFDYAFLKMEFERLGAVFRPPLLCTVRLSRRLFPQFKSHKLAALIERHGLRAPVRHRAYDDAHCLWQFWRLCLAEFDLDTVEAAVKAQLGTPSVPSQLDAAQVAALPEGPGVYVFEDGEGAPLYVGKSVTVRRRVMNHFASDYGRGMEMKLAQTVRRLRAVPTHGELSALLLESDMIKDLRPQYNRMLRQRELMTLVLGVVTPEGYASVELADARDITPEAAERLLAVYATQGRARRSLQALVERYRLCPKMLGLERTSRACFLRQLGKCDGACEGVMPAAEYNERFAYAFERQKIATWPYAGPVLIRERHDALEGSVGFVVDGWCLVVRLRELEDGTVESEPEVRRFDLDRYKIIRQFLENPRNRRAVTPLSAGQVRELAAA; encoded by the coding sequence GTGAGCAGCATACTCCATCAGCCATTAGCGTTTGTCGATATTGAGACCACTGGCGGCAGCCATTTCAACAGCCGAGTGCTGGAGGTGGCGGTGATGCGGGTGGAGGGCGGTCGGGTGGTGGCGACGTACCAAACGCTGCTGCATCCGGACGCGGCGGTGCCGAGTTTTATCACGGGGCTCACGGGGATCACCGACGCGGATGTGGCGGAGTCGCCGCGGTTTGGGCAGATTGCGGATGAGTTGGCGGAGATCCTGGATGGTGCGGTGTTTGTGGCGCACAATGTGCGGTTTGATTATGCATTTTTGAAAATGGAATTTGAGCGGCTGGGAGCGGTGTTTCGGCCGCCGTTGCTGTGTACGGTGCGGCTGAGCCGGCGATTGTTCCCGCAGTTTAAGAGCCACAAGCTGGCGGCGTTGATTGAGCGGCATGGTTTGCGCGCGCCGGTGCGGCACCGGGCGTACGACGATGCGCATTGTTTGTGGCAATTTTGGCGATTGTGTTTGGCGGAATTTGATCTGGATACGGTGGAGGCGGCGGTGAAGGCGCAGCTGGGTACGCCGTCGGTGCCGAGCCAGCTTGATGCGGCTCAGGTGGCGGCGTTGCCCGAGGGGCCGGGGGTGTACGTTTTCGAGGATGGGGAGGGGGCGCCGCTGTACGTAGGCAAAAGCGTGACGGTGCGGCGGCGGGTGATGAATCATTTCGCCTCGGATTATGGCCGCGGGATGGAGATGAAGCTGGCGCAAACGGTGCGGCGGCTGCGCGCGGTGCCGACGCACGGCGAACTGAGTGCGCTGCTTCTGGAATCGGATATGATCAAGGATTTGCGGCCGCAGTACAATCGGATGCTGCGACAGCGCGAGCTGATGACCCTGGTGCTCGGGGTGGTGACGCCCGAAGGGTACGCGAGCGTGGAGCTGGCGGATGCGCGCGACATTACGCCCGAGGCGGCGGAGCGGCTGTTGGCGGTGTACGCGACGCAGGGTCGGGCTCGGCGTTCACTCCAGGCCCTCGTGGAGCGGTACCGGTTGTGCCCGAAAATGCTGGGGCTGGAGCGGACGTCCCGGGCGTGTTTTTTGCGCCAACTAGGCAAGTGTGATGGGGCCTGCGAGGGCGTGATGCCGGCGGCTGAGTACAACGAGCGGTTTGCGTATGCGTTTGAGCGTCAGAAGATTGCGACGTGGCCGTATGCCGGCCCGGTACTCATTCGGGAGCGTCATGACGCTCTGGAGGGCTCGGTGGGCTTTGTGGTGGACGGCTGGTGCTTGGTGGTGCGACTGCGGGAGCTGGAGGACGGCACGGTGGAGTCGGAGCCGGAGGTGCGGCGGTTTGATCTGGATCGGTACAAGATTATCCGGCAATTTCTGGAGAACCCGCGCAATCGGCGGGCAGTGACTCCCCTCTCGGCCGGGCAGGTGCGGGAGTTGGCGGCGGCGTAG
- a CDS encoding PIG-L family deacetylase, whose amino-acid sequence MMFGSGWRKISVVGMSVLVVAVASSVILNVSTDDLVGAAGCTQGSTLNIVAHEDDDLLFMSPDLLHDITSGRCVRTIFMTAGDSGAPASYWQGRENGMKAAYAKMAGRTGLGTWNISDAGVLGMHVRAYTLVGKPTVSLVFLRLPDGGMDGAGFNTHNFESLQKLWLGSISSISAVDGSASYSKDTLVGALAAMMASFAPDRIHIQDYSGAFGDGDHADHHASAYFARAAHQQYSQPHTLTGYEGYLDSANPANVARGDLTKKSEAFYAYANYDHDVCNSLLACRNGEFEGWLARQYAVGTESGGGTASNSVPSPIGGNLAGLAQVTASSEDRSSGQLAIRAIDGVIDGYPGDYTKEWATVGGSGGSWIKLTWSSARTVGRMVLFDRPNAADQVTAGTLVFSDGSKVAVGTLNNDGTATTVTFSPRVVTSVQFNVTGVANGTANIGLAEIQVY is encoded by the coding sequence ATGATGTTCGGTAGTGGGTGGCGCAAAATTTCGGTAGTGGGTATGAGCGTGCTCGTGGTGGCAGTGGCCTCGAGTGTGATTTTGAACGTATCGACGGATGATTTGGTGGGTGCGGCTGGTTGTACCCAGGGCTCGACTTTGAATATTGTGGCGCATGAAGACGACGATTTGTTGTTTATGAGTCCGGATTTATTGCACGACATCACCTCGGGTCGGTGTGTGCGGACGATATTTATGACGGCGGGTGATTCGGGTGCGCCGGCGTCGTATTGGCAGGGTCGGGAAAATGGGATGAAGGCGGCTTACGCCAAAATGGCTGGCAGAACGGGCCTCGGAACATGGAATATTTCGGATGCGGGCGTGCTCGGGATGCATGTACGGGCCTATACGCTGGTCGGCAAGCCTACGGTGTCTCTGGTGTTTTTGCGGCTGCCTGACGGTGGGATGGATGGAGCGGGCTTTAATACGCATAATTTTGAGAGTTTGCAAAAGTTATGGCTGGGATCGATTTCGTCGATCAGCGCGGTTGATGGGAGCGCAAGTTATAGCAAAGATACCTTGGTAGGGGCGCTGGCGGCGATGATGGCGAGCTTTGCGCCGGATCGGATTCATATTCAAGATTATAGCGGCGCCTTTGGGGACGGCGATCATGCCGACCACCACGCGTCGGCGTATTTTGCGCGGGCGGCTCATCAGCAGTACTCGCAGCCACATACCTTGACGGGCTACGAAGGTTACTTGGATTCGGCTAATCCGGCGAATGTGGCGCGTGGTGATCTGACGAAAAAATCTGAAGCCTTTTATGCGTATGCGAACTATGATCACGACGTCTGCAACAGTTTGCTGGCGTGTCGCAACGGTGAGTTTGAGGGTTGGCTGGCTCGCCAATATGCAGTGGGAACGGAATCTGGCGGGGGTACGGCTTCAAACTCGGTCCCCTCCCCTATCGGTGGCAACCTGGCGGGGTTGGCTCAGGTGACGGCGTCTTCGGAGGATCGATCGAGTGGCCAGTTGGCTATTCGGGCGATTGACGGCGTGATTGATGGTTATCCTGGCGATTACACCAAGGAATGGGCCACTGTTGGTGGCTCGGGCGGTAGCTGGATCAAGCTGACGTGGTCGTCGGCGCGTACGGTTGGCCGGATGGTGCTGTTTGACCGCCCAAATGCTGCCGATCAAGTAACCGCGGGAACTTTGGTTTTTAGTGACGGGTCGAAAGTGGCGGTGGGTACACTGAATAATGATGGGACAGCGACCACGGTAACTTTTTCGCCGCGGGTGGTAACAAGCGTGCAGTTTAATGTGACGGGTGTGGCGAATGGGACGGCTAATATTGGACTGGCCGAAATCCAGGTTTACTGA
- the murI gene encoding glutamate racemase, with translation MKIGIFDSGLGGLIITHSLTQALPEYDYLYLGDTARVPYGNRSAQTIYEFTRQSVEYLFAQDCGLIIIACNTASAEALRRIQRDYLPTHYPQRRVLGVLIPAAEAAVAASAGGHIGVIATTGTITSRAFDRELRKLRPTLKITRQAAPLLVPLIEDGGAQWAEQVLAQYLEPLRGVDTLILGCTHYPYLKTQFREQMGEHVTVISQDEFIPQKLTEYLGRHRELAHQLSRGGTHTFQVTDLTPQAHQLGKELYGEAIYLDLVTLPAADKP, from the coding sequence ATGAAAATCGGCATCTTCGACTCGGGCCTCGGCGGCCTCATCATCACCCACAGCCTCACCCAAGCGCTCCCCGAGTACGATTACCTCTACCTCGGCGACACCGCTCGCGTACCCTATGGCAACCGTTCCGCCCAAACCATCTACGAATTTACCCGCCAGTCCGTCGAATACCTGTTTGCCCAAGACTGCGGGCTGATTATTATTGCCTGCAACACTGCCTCGGCCGAGGCCCTACGCCGCATCCAGCGCGACTACCTGCCGACCCACTACCCTCAGCGGCGCGTGCTTGGGGTGCTCATCCCAGCTGCCGAAGCCGCCGTTGCCGCCAGCGCCGGTGGGCACATTGGCGTTATCGCCACCACCGGCACCATCACCTCCCGCGCCTTCGACCGCGAACTCCGCAAACTGCGCCCCACACTCAAAATCACTCGGCAAGCCGCACCGCTCCTCGTGCCGCTCATCGAAGACGGCGGTGCCCAGTGGGCCGAACAAGTGCTGGCGCAATATCTGGAACCATTGCGGGGCGTCGACACCCTCATTTTAGGCTGCACCCATTATCCCTATCTCAAGACTCAATTCCGCGAGCAAATGGGGGAGCACGTCACGGTCATCTCCCAAGACGAATTCATCCCCCAAAAACTCACCGAGTATCTGGGGCGCCACCGCGAGCTAGCCCACCAGCTTTCGCGCGGCGGCACCCATACATTTCAAGTTACCGACCTCACCCCGCAAGCCCACCAGCTCGGCAAGGAGCTCTACGGCGAAGCCATTTATCTCGACCTCGTAACGCTCCCCGCCGCCGACAAGCCCTAG
- a CDS encoding (d)CMP kinase, with amino-acid sequence MDIELSNRKVVAVDGGTATGKGRLIEELAILLRSKGVPVVHVSTGSIYRAVAYAALEAAADMVVGRADMTPEQINHAALALVREMSADEFLKLARQRQIELHGGVVWIDGVPAEVDEQLKGPGVGTGASIAGLHLPVREWETELVRRQINEFDGFVLIDGRDIGHTVVPDAPLKLLLVVAPEVAAQRSREHTLEEIVERDERDRTREHGALRHPGDPGEGVVVLATDKHTPESLRDEVYELMCGVFADLPAA; translated from the coding sequence ATGGATATTGAATTAAGCAACCGCAAAGTAGTAGCCGTAGATGGCGGAACGGCCACCGGCAAGGGCCGGCTCATCGAGGAGCTGGCGATTTTGCTGCGTTCGAAGGGCGTGCCGGTGGTGCATGTGTCGACGGGGTCGATTTACCGGGCCGTGGCGTATGCGGCTCTGGAGGCGGCGGCCGATATGGTGGTGGGTCGGGCCGACATGACGCCGGAGCAGATCAACCATGCGGCGCTGGCGCTGGTGCGCGAGATGTCGGCCGACGAGTTTTTGAAGCTGGCGCGACAGCGGCAAATTGAGCTGCATGGTGGTGTGGTGTGGATCGACGGCGTGCCGGCCGAGGTGGACGAGCAGCTCAAGGGCCCGGGGGTGGGCACGGGGGCCTCGATCGCGGGATTGCACCTGCCGGTGCGCGAGTGGGAGACGGAATTGGTGCGGCGGCAAATTAACGAATTTGATGGTTTTGTGTTGATTGACGGTCGCGACATCGGCCACACCGTGGTGCCGGATGCGCCGCTGAAGCTGCTGCTGGTGGTGGCACCCGAGGTGGCGGCGCAGCGGTCGCGCGAGCATACGCTCGAAGAGATCGTGGAACGCGATGAGCGCGATCGTACGCGTGAGCACGGGGCATTGCGGCATCCGGGTGATCCGGGCGAGGGCGTGGTGGTGCTGGCGACCGACAAACACACCCCGGAGTCGTTGCGCGATGAGGTGTATGAGTTGATGTGCGGTGTGTTTGCGGATTTGCCCGCGGCGTGA
- a CDS encoding DUF2206 domain-containing protein → MKLRSIRTIWLLPLLITLAVVLNILVFTIPYFDPIKAVLGFAWLFLAPGWFIAQIIRLKTPSHGEYVGFIVGFSTLATMLTTLLINTTLMLLGNPHPLDAPNLMIGTDIAWSALLAGALWRHRAGLPSQRISLPQAIPNPPWLLTLGALIPVALAILGANSLNNHGTNLFTVGLLLYLAAYLGYLVTRRSQFSENALVLALYGTALALLFMTSLRGWTTTGHDVQAEYHVFLLTLNHLSWNMANLRDAYNACLSITVLPTIVHQITGINEGYVYKIVFQMIFALVPGMVYLIARNYASRLVSLLAAIYFMAFPTFFGDMPMLNRQEIAFVFLGLIFLTIFNADWRLGQKRWLIATLSLGVVLSHYSTTYTMIAMFAIFLALSTSLKFITNHLDSSRQRLHLFLARWRKPKPSPISLWVIAMLLASSYIWSIQLTGTGGNLARVALGTVQSIRTGIAGENRSSDTSYSLLAKTHATTQQRLDGYLQQSVPQDRAKADPATLYPTQTYAPYPVKAATDENLALTPIGQRLSAAGINVPALNALIRQSSAALLQLVLIVGILLLFIGYRFAGHITRRHYTEYQLFALSTICILAMIVLLPVISAEYGLLRAFQQMLLVSGSAIALATIALVPARYRRARQIIPSALAIAFLLSSTGVFTTLLGGYPGQLHLANSGKYYDLYYPHASEERAADWLESTNTIFYHRGNGGSGIYADQPTYAKIQSFTSLSLKGGLYPGLIKRNAYVFLGYTNVTKQQALLSVDGDVITYQYPLQFLDDQKDLLYSSQTTRIYR, encoded by the coding sequence ATGAAGCTGCGCTCCATTCGCACCATCTGGCTCCTTCCGCTACTCATCACCCTCGCCGTCGTCCTCAATATTCTCGTGTTCACCATCCCATACTTCGACCCCATCAAGGCCGTGCTTGGGTTTGCCTGGTTATTTTTGGCTCCCGGTTGGTTCATTGCCCAAATCATCCGCCTCAAAACCCCCAGCCACGGTGAATACGTTGGCTTCATTGTCGGCTTTAGCACCCTCGCCACCATGCTCACGACGCTCCTCATCAACACCACCCTCATGCTACTTGGCAACCCGCACCCCCTCGATGCCCCCAACCTGATGATCGGAACCGATATCGCCTGGAGCGCCCTGCTCGCGGGCGCCCTCTGGCGCCATCGCGCAGGCCTGCCATCACAACGAATCTCCCTACCCCAAGCCATACCAAACCCACCCTGGCTCCTCACACTGGGCGCACTAATCCCCGTAGCCCTCGCCATCCTGGGCGCCAACAGCCTCAACAACCACGGCACCAATCTCTTCACCGTCGGCCTGCTCCTCTACCTGGCCGCCTACCTCGGATACCTCGTCACCCGTCGCAGCCAATTCAGCGAAAACGCCCTCGTGCTCGCGCTCTATGGCACCGCGCTCGCTCTCCTTTTCATGACCAGCCTGCGCGGCTGGACCACCACCGGGCACGACGTCCAGGCCGAATATCATGTGTTTCTCCTCACACTCAACCATCTCAGCTGGAACATGGCCAACTTGCGCGACGCCTACAACGCCTGTTTGAGCATCACCGTACTACCTACTATTGTTCACCAAATAACCGGTATCAACGAGGGATATGTCTACAAAATCGTCTTCCAGATGATCTTTGCCCTCGTACCCGGCATGGTGTACCTCATAGCCCGAAACTACGCCTCGCGTCTTGTAAGCCTGTTGGCGGCAATTTACTTCATGGCCTTTCCCACCTTCTTTGGCGATATGCCGATGCTCAACCGCCAAGAAATCGCCTTCGTATTCCTGGGGCTTATCTTTCTCACCATCTTCAATGCCGATTGGCGCCTCGGCCAAAAACGCTGGCTCATTGCGACACTCAGCCTCGGCGTAGTGCTGTCACATTACTCCACCACCTATACCATGATCGCCATGTTTGCAATCTTCCTCGCACTCAGCACCAGCCTCAAATTCATCACCAACCACCTTGATTCCTCTCGTCAGCGCCTACACCTATTTCTCGCCCGCTGGCGCAAACCCAAGCCCTCTCCAATCAGCCTGTGGGTAATCGCCATGCTTCTCGCAAGCAGTTATATCTGGAGCATCCAGCTCACGGGCACCGGCGGCAACCTCGCCCGCGTCGCCCTCGGTACCGTCCAAAGCATTCGCACCGGCATAGCGGGGGAGAACCGCTCCAGCGATACCAGCTACAGCCTACTCGCCAAAACCCACGCCACCACCCAACAGCGCCTCGACGGCTACCTCCAGCAATCCGTACCCCAGGACCGAGCCAAAGCCGATCCCGCCACCCTCTATCCGACCCAAACTTACGCACCATACCCCGTAAAAGCCGCCACCGACGAAAATCTCGCCCTCACACCGATCGGCCAGCGCCTATCAGCTGCCGGCATCAATGTTCCCGCTCTCAACGCCCTCATCCGCCAAAGCTCGGCCGCCCTCCTGCAACTCGTCCTGATCGTCGGCATCTTGCTCCTATTTATAGGCTACCGATTCGCCGGCCATATCACCCGGCGGCACTACACCGAATACCAGCTCTTTGCGCTTTCCACCATCTGCATTCTTGCCATGATCGTTCTCCTCCCGGTCATCTCAGCCGAATACGGCCTCCTGCGCGCCTTCCAGCAAATGTTGCTGGTGTCTGGCAGCGCCATTGCGCTAGCCACCATCGCCCTCGTTCCCGCACGCTACCGCCGAGCTCGACAGATCATCCCGTCCGCGCTAGCCATCGCGTTTCTGCTCTCGTCCACCGGGGTTTTCACCACCCTGCTCGGAGGCTACCCCGGCCAACTACACCTTGCCAACAGCGGCAAATATTACGACCTCTACTACCCCCATGCCAGCGAAGAACGCGCCGCCGATTGGCTTGAAAGCACCAACACCATCTTCTATCACCGGGGCAATGGCGGCTCCGGCATCTACGCCGACCAGCCCACCTATGCCAAAATCCAAAGCTTCACCTCGCTGAGCCTCAAAGGCGGATTGTATCCCGGCCTCATCAAACGTAACGCCTACGTATTCCTGGGATACACCAATGTTACGAAGCAGCAGGCCCTGCTATCGGTCGACGGCGACGTCATCACTTACCAATACCCGCTCCAGTTCCTGGACGATCAAAAAGACTTGCTATACTCCAGCCAAACCACCCGGATATATCGATGA
- a CDS encoding beta-xylosidase, whose product MIYLTDFYQPHHTPSQPHNAADIAGAASTVRPSPSTAPAAKQSIAEPKAMSGPAPTPGPLKGYGIAVGNTLPGLPADELARRLDDFKALGIAWIRLDFDWNDLQPSNAASFSWSQHDKVVAAANARGLRLLPILTYTAPWARLPACGSNPRCAPADPAQYANFARETARHYAPLGIHHWEIWNEENSQGAWEPAANAADYVQFLKAAYTSIKQIDASATVISGGLASSSNADGIPQLDYLRAMYAAGAKPYFDAIGYHPYSYPVPASYNITWNAWSQMGFTAISLRSIMAASGDDAKQIWVTEYGAPTGGPSTEASSQDYHLNDSPDHVTEEFQAQIAADVIRSAHNAPWIGPLFWYGYRDEGTSTDSNENFFGLIRADGSPKPAYEALKQAIAGNQ is encoded by the coding sequence TTGATTTACCTCACCGATTTCTATCAACCCCACCACACTCCCAGCCAGCCGCACAACGCCGCTGACATCGCCGGAGCCGCCTCTACCGTTCGACCAAGCCCCTCCACCGCCCCAGCGGCCAAACAGTCCATCGCTGAGCCCAAGGCCATGTCCGGCCCCGCGCCTACCCCAGGGCCACTCAAGGGCTACGGCATCGCCGTGGGCAACACCCTACCCGGACTACCCGCCGATGAGCTTGCCCGGCGACTCGATGACTTCAAGGCCCTTGGCATCGCTTGGATTCGCCTCGATTTCGACTGGAACGACCTCCAGCCCAGCAACGCGGCGAGTTTTTCGTGGTCGCAGCACGACAAAGTCGTCGCAGCCGCCAATGCCCGCGGCCTGCGTCTCTTGCCAATTCTCACCTACACCGCACCCTGGGCCCGCCTTCCCGCCTGTGGCTCAAATCCTCGCTGCGCCCCCGCCGATCCCGCCCAATACGCCAATTTTGCCCGCGAAACCGCCCGGCACTACGCCCCCCTCGGCATTCATCACTGGGAAATTTGGAACGAAGAAAATAGCCAGGGCGCCTGGGAACCAGCCGCCAATGCCGCCGATTACGTTCAATTCCTCAAGGCCGCCTACACCAGCATCAAACAAATCGACGCCTCTGCCACCGTCATATCTGGCGGGCTCGCCTCCAGCAGCAACGCCGACGGCATTCCGCAGCTCGATTACCTCCGGGCTATGTATGCCGCTGGGGCCAAACCATATTTCGACGCCATCGGCTACCACCCCTATTCCTACCCCGTACCCGCCTCGTACAACATCACCTGGAACGCCTGGTCTCAAATGGGCTTCACGGCCATTAGCCTGCGCTCAATCATGGCCGCAAGTGGCGACGACGCCAAGCAAATCTGGGTCACGGAATACGGCGCACCCACCGGCGGTCCCAGCACCGAAGCTAGCTCCCAGGATTACCATCTCAACGACTCACCCGACCATGTCACCGAAGAATTCCAAGCCCAAATCGCCGCGGACGTTATTCGCAGCGCCCACAACGCTCCCTGGATCGGCCCACTGTTTTGGTACGGCTACCGAGATGAGGGCACATCGACAGACTCAAACGAAAACTTCTTCGGCCTCATTCGGGCCGACGGCTCACCGAAACCCGCCTACGAAGCCCTCAAGCAGGCCATAGCCGGCAATCAGTAA